A DNA window from Pleuronectes platessa chromosome 19, fPlePla1.1, whole genome shotgun sequence contains the following coding sequences:
- the rpl37 gene encoding 60S ribosomal protein L37, producing the protein MTKGTSSFGKRRNKTHTLCRRCGAKAYHLQKSSCGKCGYPEKRKRKYNWSAKAKRRNTTGTGRLRHMKVVYRRFRNGFREGTVPKPRRAAVAASSSS; encoded by the exons ATG ACGAAGGGGACATCTTCGTTCGGTAAGCGCCGCAACAAGACGCACACCCTGTGCCGTCGCTGTGGCGCCAAGGCCTATCACCTGCAGAAGTCCAGCTGCGGCAAGTGTGGCTACCCTGAGAAGCGCAAGAGAAAGT ACAACTGGAGCGCTAAGGCCAAGAGGAGGAACACCACTGGTACCGGCCGTCTGAGACACATGAAGGTTGTGTACCGCAGGTTCAG GAATGGTTTCAGGGAAGGAACCGTCCCCAAACCCAGACGTGCTGCAGTGGCCGCCTCCAGCTCATCctaa
- the LOC128424673 gene encoding uncharacterized protein LOC128424673 isoform X2: MDEALETLGEQLYTRIYSKHKEAAGKLTGMLLELPGPVLRQMLQDEAMLTAAVEKALRALQLEQEPSRVSCKEEDNVSASSDSLGEQLFELVDVYNTGYSQKITGMLLEQHKEAVSNLLSDPKLLEEQVHVALETLKEQNEETDFSDVSDADDTEKLGERLFSLVEEMDSLHANDITGMLLEMEPAVLRQLLSDHTMLEAAVGKAQSVLDTGQ, encoded by the exons ATGGATGAAGCTCTGGAGACGCTTGGTGAGCAGCTGTACACCAGGATCTACTCCAAACACAAAGAGGCTGCTGGGAAACTCACAG gtatgtTGCTGGAGCTGCCAGGTCCTGTGCTGAGGCAGATGCTGCAGGATGAGGCCATGCTGACCGCTGCTGTGGAGAAAGCCCTCAGAGCCCTGCAGCTGGAACAGGAGCCAAG CAGGGTATCGTGTAAGGAGGAGGACAATGTGTCAGCGTCCTCTGACTCTCTCGGGGAGCAGCTATTTGAGTTGGTGGATGTCTACAACACTGGTTACTCTCAGAAAATCACAG GGATGCTTCTGGAGCAGCACAAAGAAGCAGTTTCAAACCTTCTGTCAGATCCCAAActgctggaggagcaggtgcaCGTCGCTCTGGAGACACTAAAGGA gcAGAACGAGGAGACAGACTTCAGCGACGTGTCTGACGCCGACGACACAGAGAAACTGGGAGAGAGGCTCTTCTCactggtggaggagatggattCTCTTCATGCAAATGATATTACAG GGATGCTACTGGAGATGGAGCCAGCTGTTCTCCGACAGCTGCTCAGCGACCACACGATGCTGGAGGCTGCTGTTGGGAAAGCACAATCGGTTCTGGACACTGGACAATGA
- the rpl28 gene encoding 60S ribosomal protein L28, giving the protein MSAHLQWMVIRNCSSFLIKRNGQTYSTEPNNLKSRNSFRFNGLVHKKTVGVQPAADGKGVVVVLKKRRGQHKPAGSYEKITINKNSRATLNSLRHIIRKNNYRKDLRMAALRRASAILKSQKPVVVRKKRTRTTKTA; this is encoded by the exons ATGTCGGCCCATTTGCAGTGGATGGTCATCAGGAACTGCTCCAGCTTCCTTATCAAGAGGAACGGACAGACCTACAGCACT GAGCCCAACAACCTGAAGTCCAGGAACTCTTTCCGCTTCAATGGTTTGGTGCACAAGAAGACTGTTGGTGTTCAGCCAGCGGCCGATGGGAAGGGTGTCGTCGTCGTGCTGAAGAAGCGCAGAG GCCAGCACAAACCTGCCGGTTCTTACGAGAAGATCACCATCAACAAGAACTCCCGTGCCACCCTCAATAGCCTGAGGCACATCATTCGCAAGAACAACTACAGGAAGGACCTGCGCATG GCTGCCCTGCGTCGTGCCAGTGCTATTCTGAAGAGTCAGAAGCCCGTTGTGGTCAGGAAGAAGCGTACCAGGACTACCAAGACCgcataa
- the pdcl gene encoding phosducin-like protein, giving the protein MRSSVLGPVCALLLLLREPACLGDEVTSSTVNPCCYFPCQHWGVCVRYAEDKYECDCTRTGFQGENCTVPEFWTRVRLFIKPSPDVMHYILTHFHWLWDIINNTFLREVLMRLVLTVRANLIPSPPTFNSKYGYLSWESYYNVSYYTRLLPPVPEDCPTPMGVKGKALLPDPELLVEKLLKRRTFRPDPQGSNLMFAFFAQHFTHQFFKTYNRMGLGFTKALSHGVDAGHIYGDNLKRQLKLRLHKDGKLKYQLIDGELYPPTVADAPVRMSYPPGVPPEHQIAIGQEVFGLLPGLGMFATLWLREHNRVCEILKAEHPTWDDEQLFQTSRLIIIGETIKIVIEEYVQHLSGYLLKLKFDPTMLFSSQFQYSNRIALEFSQLYHWHPLMPDSFFINGDELLYPQFLFNTSVLTHYGVEKLVDSFSRQVAGQIGGGHNINAVVTRVAVGAIKESRLLRIQSFNEYRKRFNLKPYTSFRQFNDNEEIASLLEEYYGDIDALEFYPGLLLERTRQNAIFGESMVEMGAPFSLKGLLGNPLCSPNYWKPSTFGGSVGFDIVNSATLKKLVCLNTRTCPYVAFRVPTEEKSDSKVVQGSAVMTTLDDKILGEKLQYYYSSSEDEGSDNEEEEGANKTIRDANVVEPEIDYSADGSAVNTGPKGVINDWRKYKQLEVEQKQEQKKEMERLIKKLSLTCRSDLDLEKDSDKQKELQDKIKGKMTMQEYNMLQEGEDDEDFLQHYRMQRIEEMRRQLCRGKRFEQVQELICGEDFLEALDEEDKSTLVMIHIYEPEVPGCEAMRGSLMCLAQEYPLVKFCSVRSSAISTSALFRDSALPALLVYKGGDLIGNFVRLTDQLGEDFFAVDLEALLQEYGLLPDKPQMVPKTVRNGAIIQTIGSDEDSDLDID; this is encoded by the exons ATGAGAT CCTCTGTCCTAGGACCAGTTtgtgccctgctgctgctgcttcgggAGCCTGCATGCCTGGGAGATGAGGTTACCTCCAGCACAG TGAACCCGTGCTGCTATTTCCCCTGCCAGCactggggtgtgtgtgtcaggtatgCTGAGGACAAATACGAGTGTGACTGCACCCGCACCGGCTTCCAAGGGGAAAACTGCACCGTCC CCGAGTTTTGGACCAGAGTGCGTCTGTTCATCAAGCCCAGCCCAGATGTGATGCATTATATTCTCACCCATTTCCATTGGCTCTGGGACATCATCAATAACACCTTCCTGCGGGAGGTCCTCATGCGGCTGGTCCTCACAG TCAGGGCCAACTTAATACCCAGCCCTCCTACCTTCAACTCAAAGTACGGCTACCTCAGCTGGGAATCCTACTATAACGTGAGCTACTACACTCGGCTGCTGCCCCCGGTACCAGAGGATTGTCCTACACCTatgggggtcaaag GCAAGGCTTTGCTGCCTGACCCTGAGCTGCTggtggagaagctgctgaagaGAAGGACGTTCAGACCCGACCCCCAGGGCTCCAACCTCATGTTCGCTTTCTTCGCACAGCACTTCACCCACCAGTTCTTTAAGACCTACAATCGCATGGGCCTGGGCTTCACTAAGGCTCTCTCACATGGG GTGGATGCAGGGCACATTTATGGAGACAATCTGAAGCGTCAACTGAAGCTCAGGCTTCATAAGGATGGAAAGCTCAAGTATCAG TTAATTGACGGCGAGCTATACCCTCCTACTGTAGCTGATGCACCAGTGAGGATGAGCTACCCCCCCGGGGTCCCCCCTGAGCATCAGATAGCTATTGGTCAGGAAGTGTTTGGACTCCTCCCTGGTTTGGGAATGTTTGCCACACTGTGGCTGAGAGAACATAACCGAGTCTGTGAAATCCTGAAGGCGGAACATCCCACCTGGGACGACGAGCAGCTGTTCCAGACCTCACGTCTCATCATCATTG GTGAGACCATCAAAATCGTGATAGAGGAGTACGTGCAGCACCTCAGTGGATACCTGCTGAAGCTGAAGTTCGATCCCACCATGCTGTTTAGCTCCCAGTTTCAGTACAGCAACCGCATTGCTCTGGAGTTCAGCCAGCTCTACCACTGGCACCCCTTGATGCCCGACAGCTTCTTTATTAATGGAGACGAGCTGTTGTACCCACAGTTCCTCTTCAACACGTCTGTCCTCACACACTACGGCGTCGAGAAGCTGGTGGATTCTTTCTCTCGGCAGGTTGCCGGACAG ATCGGCGGCGGCCATAACATCAATGCTGTGGTGACCCGAGTGGCAGTGGGAGCCATAAAGGAGTCCCGCCTACTCCGCATTCAGTCCTTCAACGAGTACAGGAAGCGGTTCAACCTGAAACCGTACACGTCCTTCAGACAATTCAATG ATAACGAAGAGATAGCCAGTCTGCTTGAAGAATACTACGGGGACATCGATGCTCTTGAATTTTATCCCGGTTTGCTGTTGGAGAGAACACGACAGAACGCCATATTTGGAGAGAGCATGGTGGAGATGGGTGCCCCCTTCTCCCTcaaggggcttctgggaaaccCCTTATGTTCTCCAAATTACTGGAAGCCCAGCACCTTCGGAGGCAGCGTCGGCTTTGACATAGTGAACTCTGCCACGCTAAAGAAGCTGGTCTGCCTGAATACCAGGACGTGTCCTTATGTGGCATTTAGAGTTCCGACAGAGGAGAAAAGTGATAGTAAA GTAGTTCAAGGAT CTGCTGTCATGACGACTCTGGACGATAAGATCCTGGGAGAGAAGCTGCAGTACTACTACAGCAGCAGTGAGGATGAGGGCAGTGacaacgaggaggaggaaggggcgAACAAGACCATCAGGGACGCTAACGTGGTTGAGCCAGAGATCGACTACAGCGCTGATGGAAGTGCTGTTAACACAG GACCGAAGGGCGTGATCAATGACTGGAGGAAATACAagcagctggaggtggagcagaaacaagagcagaagaaggagatggagagactGATCAAGAAACTGTCGCTGACCTGCCGCTCTGACCTTGACCTGGAAAAGGACAGCGACAAACAAAAAGAGCTGCAGGACAAAATTAAAGGCAAA ATGACAATGCAGGAGTACAATATGCTCCAGGAAGGCgaggatgatgaagatttcCTCCAGCATTACCGTATGCAGCGCATTGAAGAGATGCGGCGCCAGCTCTGCCGTGGCAAACGCTTCGAGCAGGTCCAGGAGCTCATCTGCGGCGAGGACTTCCTGGAAGCTTTAGACGAAGAGGATAAAAGCACGCTGGTCATGATCCACATCTACGAGCCGGAGGTCCCGGGCTGTGAGGCCATGAGGGGCAGCCTGATGTGTCTGGCCCAGGAATACCCACTGGTGAAGTTCTGCAGCGTCCGCAGCTCGGCCATCAGCACCAGCGCACTGTTCAGAGACAGTGCTCTGCCCGCTCTGCTTGTATACAAAGGAGGAGACCTGATCGGCAACTTTGTACGGCTCACAGACCAGCTCGGGGAAGATTTCTTTGCTGTGGACCTGGAAGCCCTGTTGCAGGAGTACGGCCTGCTGCCTGACAAGCCCCAGATGGTCCCCAAGACGGTTCGCAATGGAGCCATCATACAGACCATTGGGAGTGATGAGGACTCTGACCTTGATATAGACTAA
- the LOC128424673 gene encoding uncharacterized protein LOC128424673 isoform X1 — MDEALETLGEQLYTRIYSKHKEAAGKLTGMLLELPGPVLRQMLQDEAMLTAAVEKALRALQLEQEPSSRVSCKEEDNVSASSDSLGEQLFELVDVYNTGYSQKITGMLLEQHKEAVSNLLSDPKLLEEQVHVALETLKEQNEETDFSDVSDADDTEKLGERLFSLVEEMDSLHANDITGMLLEMEPAVLRQLLSDHTMLEAAVGKAQSVLDTGQ; from the exons ATGGATGAAGCTCTGGAGACGCTTGGTGAGCAGCTGTACACCAGGATCTACTCCAAACACAAAGAGGCTGCTGGGAAACTCACAG gtatgtTGCTGGAGCTGCCAGGTCCTGTGCTGAGGCAGATGCTGCAGGATGAGGCCATGCTGACCGCTGCTGTGGAGAAAGCCCTCAGAGCCCTGCAGCTGGAACAGGAGCCAAG CAGCAGGGTATCGTGTAAGGAGGAGGACAATGTGTCAGCGTCCTCTGACTCTCTCGGGGAGCAGCTATTTGAGTTGGTGGATGTCTACAACACTGGTTACTCTCAGAAAATCACAG GGATGCTTCTGGAGCAGCACAAAGAAGCAGTTTCAAACCTTCTGTCAGATCCCAAActgctggaggagcaggtgcaCGTCGCTCTGGAGACACTAAAGGA gcAGAACGAGGAGACAGACTTCAGCGACGTGTCTGACGCCGACGACACAGAGAAACTGGGAGAGAGGCTCTTCTCactggtggaggagatggattCTCTTCATGCAAATGATATTACAG GGATGCTACTGGAGATGGAGCCAGCTGTTCTCCGACAGCTGCTCAGCGACCACACGATGCTGGAGGCTGCTGTTGGGAAAGCACAATCGGTTCTGGACACTGGACAATGA